One Synechococcus sp. PROS-9-1 DNA window includes the following coding sequences:
- a CDS encoding sulfurtransferase TusA family protein, whose protein sequence is MSDAQSDHYLDLRGTPCPTNFIRCRLALEAMRPGQQFQVDLDRGEPEEMVIPGLTRDGHQVEVMDQAKDWVRLQVVCGG, encoded by the coding sequence ATGAGTGATGCCCAATCTGATCATTATCTGGATCTAAGAGGCACCCCTTGTCCAACCAATTTCATTCGCTGTCGTTTGGCCTTGGAGGCCATGCGTCCCGGGCAGCAGTTTCAGGTTGATCTTGATCGGGGTGAGCCTGAGGAGATGGTGATCCCAGGACTGACTCGGGATGGTCATCAGGTGGAGGTGATGGACCAAGCCAAGGATTGGGTGCGTCTTCAGGTGGTGTGTGGTGGTTGA
- the rsgA gene encoding ribosome small subunit-dependent GTPase A produces the protein MVVALQANYLEVELDQVSELIPSRLLCTRRTRLTHRGEAVYVGDRVRVEAIDVNHARAVVADVEPRVSFLTRPPVANATTVVVALAVDQPAFDPDQASRFLLTAERTSLVVQLVLTKTDLLEPEALERLRVRLHAWGYPPLLVSTCSGLGLSKLKQSLAGSSLSVLCGPSGVGKSSLLNALIPTLDLRIGAVSGRLQRGRHTTRHVELHRLEGEARVADTPGFNRPELPDDPRNLEVLFPELRAQLEPHPCRFRDCLHRNEPGCGVTRDWERYPIYRRAVEDLLGLNRPSRGD, from the coding sequence ATGGTTGTTGCGCTCCAGGCCAACTACTTAGAGGTGGAGCTGGATCAGGTGTCTGAGTTGATTCCTTCACGACTGCTTTGCACTCGGCGCACGCGCTTGACTCATCGCGGTGAGGCGGTCTACGTCGGTGATCGCGTCAGGGTGGAAGCCATCGATGTGAACCATGCCCGTGCGGTGGTTGCTGATGTCGAACCTCGCGTCAGTTTTTTGACACGTCCGCCCGTCGCCAACGCCACCACGGTGGTCGTGGCATTGGCAGTGGATCAACCAGCTTTTGACCCCGACCAGGCCAGTCGTTTTCTGTTGACGGCAGAGCGAACGTCACTGGTGGTGCAGCTGGTCTTAACGAAAACTGATCTCTTAGAGCCGGAGGCCTTGGAGCGGCTGCGCGTTCGCCTTCATGCCTGGGGGTATCCCCCTTTATTGGTATCGACGTGCAGCGGCCTTGGGCTTTCCAAGCTGAAACAAAGCCTTGCCGGATCGTCTCTTTCAGTGCTGTGCGGGCCCTCAGGAGTTGGGAAGAGCTCATTGTTGAACGCTTTGATCCCAACGCTCGATTTGCGGATTGGTGCCGTTTCAGGACGGCTGCAGCGAGGACGTCACACCACGCGGCATGTGGAGTTGCATCGCTTGGAGGGTGAGGCACGTGTTGCTGATACGCCCGGTTTCAACCGGCCAGAGCTGCCAGACGACCCCAGAAATCTTGAGGTGTTGTTTCCGGAATTACGCGCTCAGCTCGAGCCCCATCCCTGTCGTTTTAGGGATTGTTTGCACCGTAATGAACCTGGATGCGGAGTTACACGCGATTGGGAGCGATACCCGATCTACAGGCGAGCTGTAGAGGATCTTCTTGGGCTTAACCGCCCATCCCGGGGAGATTGA
- a CDS encoding YbaB/EbfC family nucleoid-associated protein, translating to MAGFGLPNFGQLTEAFRKAQQIQQDAQKLQEELDAMEIEGNSEDGRASIWLSGNQQPLRVKLDPSLLSEGQEATEAATLAALQSAYERSTGTMKERMEELTGGLNLNLPGMGG from the coding sequence ATGGCAGGGTTTGGACTTCCCAATTTCGGACAGCTCACTGAGGCATTCCGAAAAGCTCAACAAATCCAGCAAGACGCGCAAAAACTGCAAGAGGAACTCGATGCAATGGAGATCGAGGGCAACAGTGAAGACGGTCGAGCCAGCATCTGGTTGTCTGGCAATCAACAACCATTGAGAGTGAAACTGGATCCATCCCTGCTGAGCGAAGGACAGGAAGCAACAGAAGCCGCCACACTCGCCGCCTTGCAATCGGCCTATGAGCGCTCAACCGGAACCATGAAAGAACGCATGGAAGAACTCACCGGCGGACTCAATCTCAATCTCCCCGGGATGGGCGGTTAA